The following are encoded in a window of Ogataea parapolymorpha DL-1 chromosome VII, whole genome shotgun sequence genomic DNA:
- a CDS encoding NADPH dehydrogenase, translating into MTEIKSLAESNLFKPIKVGNVELQNRLAYPPTTRQRATADFVPTDSMLKYYEQRAENNGGLLVAEATYPDYSFGLYPNTPMIKTPQQVEAWRQIIEAVHNKGSFFSVQLWHLGRTASALFNKSKGLPLVGPSALYIDEASEKAAKEAGNELRELTIPEIEGIVKEFAAAAKRAVLEAKADFIELHAAHGYLLDQFNQPNVNKRTDKYGGSIENRARLILEVVDACIEAVGAEHVAIRLSPYAAVQGVEGVDAEIHPISYIGYVLSELEKRAKEGKRLAYVSVVEPRVNGIFDSKDEREFNTSWISEIWKGVLLRSGAYLNQNSKFIEQDVNANDRTLIGVSRYYTSNIDLADRLKKGLTLTPYDRSKFYKSLSNDGYITFTKYGEDPEKYKDLVDVVPEALA; encoded by the coding sequence ATGACTGAAATCAAATCGCTTGCCGAGAGTAACCTCTTCAAACCAATCAAGGTCGGAAACGTCGAGCTGCAGAACAGACTCGCGTACCCGCCAACGACCCGGCAAAGAGCCACTGCCGACTTCGTGCCGACCGATTCGATGCTCAAGTACTACGAGCAGAGAGCAGAGAACAACGGCGGCCTGCTTGTTGCCGAGGCCACCTATCCGGACTACAGCTTCGGCCTATACCCAAATACGCCGATGATCAAGACGCCGCAGCAGGTTGAGGCTTGGAGACAGATTATCGAGGCTGTGCATAACAAGGGCTCGTTCTTTTCTGTGCAGCTGTGGCATCTAGGTAGAACAGCCAGCGCCCTGTTCAACAAATCCAAAGGTCTGCCATTAGTGGGTCCGTCCGCGTTATATATTGACGAGGCGTCGGAAAAGGCGGCCAAGGAGGCGGGCAACGAGCTAAGAGAGCTGACGATTCCTGAAATCGAGGGCATTGTGAAAGAATTcgccgctgctgccaagAGAGCCGTTCTCGAGGCCAAGGCAGATTTTATCGAGCTCCATGCGGCACACGGCTATCTCCTCGACCAGTTTAACCAACCAAACGTCAACAAGCGTACCGACAAGTATGGGGGCTCGATCGAGAACCGTGCTCGGCTGATtttggaggtggtggaTGCATGCATTGAGGCCGTTGGGGCCGAGCATGTGGCCATCAGATTGTCTCCGTACGCCGCTGTCCAGGGTGTTGAGGGCGTGGATGCCGAGATTCACCCGATTTCGTACATTGGATACGTGctcagcgagctggaaaagagaGCCAAAGAAGGCAAGAGACTGGCCTATGTTTCCGTGGTGGAGCCAAGAGTGAACGGCATTTTCGACAGCAAGGACGAGAGAGAGTTCAACACTTCGTGGATCAGCGAGATCTGGAAGGGTGTGCTGCTGAGGTCCGGTGCTTACTTGAACCAGAACTCCAAGTTCATTGAGCAGGACGTCAATGCGAACGACAGAACGCTGATCGGTGTTTCCAGATACTACACCTCGAACATAGATCTTGCAGATAGACTGAAGAAGGGTCTAACTCTGACGCCATACGACAGATCCAAATTCTACAAGAGTCTCTCCAACGACGGATACATCACTTTTACCAAGTACGGAGAGGACCCGGAGAAATATAAGGACCTGGTGGATGTTGTTCCTGAGGCCCTAGCATGA
- a CDS encoding NADPH dehydrogenase, with protein MSQTPSLANTNLFKPIKVGQVELKNRLVYAPTTRYRATDEFVPTDSMLKYYEQRAENNGGLLIAEATFPDYSFGLYEKAPMIKTPQQVASWKKIIEAVHNKGSYFGIQLWHLGRAADPKLNKALGVPLVAPSALHIDETAENAAKEAGVELKALTIAEIENVVKEFAAAAKRAIHEAKADFIEIHGAHGYLLDQFNHVNINKRTDKYGGSIENRARITLEVVDACIEAVGAEHVAIRLSPYAKFQGAKGVDSEIHPIAHWGYILSELERRGKEGKRLAYVSVVEPRVSGSEDSRDTRKFDVSWIGEVWKGVLLRSGAYLNENYKYISADVDKDDRTLIGVSRYYTSNPDLVERLQKGIPLTPYDRSKFYKRGSNDGYLTWAKHGEDPEKLKDLADVPLKPLA; from the coding sequence ATGTCGCAAACTCCATCGCTAGCCAACACCAATCTTTTCAAGCCGATCAAGGTCGGCCAggtcgagctcaaaaacagGCTTGTTTATGCTCCAACTACGAGATATAGAGCCACCGATGAATTCGTGCCTACAGACTCAATGCTCAAGTACTACGAGCAGAGAGCCGAGAATAACGGCGGATTGCTCATTGCCGAGGCCACTTTTCCCGATTACAGTTTTGGACTCTACGAAAAGGCGCCTATGATCAAGACTCCGCAACAGGTTGCCAGCTGGAAGAAAATCATTGAGGCCGTGCACAACAAGGGGTCCTATTTTGGCATCCAGCTGTGGCATCTGggaagagcagcagacCCAAAGCTGAACAAGGCTCTGGGCGTGCCATTGGTGGCCCCTTCCGCCCTCCACATAGACGAGACGGCAGAGAATGCTGCCAAAGAGGCTGGCGTTGAACTTAAAGCATTGACGATCGCGGAGATTGAAAACGTGGTGAAAGAATTCGCCGCCGCGGCGAAAAGGGCTATCCACGAGGCCAAGGCCGATTTCATCGAAATCCACGGCGCACATGGGTATCTCCTGGACCAGTTCAATCACGTGAACATTAACAAGAGAACCGACAAATACGGTGGCTCAATTGAAAACCGGGCGAGAATCACGCTGGAGGTGGTTGATGCATGCATTGAGGCCGTCGGAGCTGAACATGTTGCCATTAGATTGTCGCCGTACGCCAAGTTCCAGGGTGCAAAAGGTGTCGACTCCGAAATCCATCCGATCGCTCATTGGGGCTACATtttgagcgagctggagagGAGAGGCAAAGAGGGCAAGAGACTGGCGTACGTGTCTGTGGTGGAGCCACGCGTGAGCGGCTCTGAGGACAGCCGCGACACTCGCAAGTTTGACGTTTCGTGGATCGGCGAGGTGTGGAAGGGCGTTCTGCTCAGATCGGGCGCCTACTTGAACGAGAATTACAAGTATATTTCTGCCGATGTCGACAAAGACGACAGAACGCTTATCGGTGTGTCGAGATACTACACCTCGAACCCCGATTTGGTAGAGAGACTGCAAAAGGGCATTCCTCTGACTCCGTACGACAGGTCCAAATTCTACAAGAGAGGATCCAACGACGGGTACCTGACGTGGGCAAAACATGGCGAGGACCCGGAGAAACTCAAAGACCTGGCCGACGTTCCTCTAAAGCCTTTGGCATAG